A single Candidatus Methanomethylophilaceae archaeon DNA region contains:
- a CDS encoding class I SAM-dependent methyltransferase, with translation MNEISRTRKAWDAAAKEYRKIVESQLSSSDKDEWMRMVYENAPKKEKLRVLDIGTGPGFFSIAMSLDGHDVTGVDLSEGMLEVARMNAEEFGAKCDFLQMNADRLYFESNTFDLILSRNVTWTIPDMEECYREWRRALAPDGRIIVFDSNFNWNFFDAEHDRMFRDLIREMKISGRDSGTVNTGFMFRGEYMETRPMLGTQRPQWDRNVLIKLRFMDIVAEENVLVGGPLDRMPNPEAPAPLFLISARKPSPEEEEKFLVEEYWGGVAPFDSGTCHRICADGRGMEYLKLLGNRIPEKAKLLDLACGAGFLAIAASLSGHESVGIDSSRHMIEEAKRCAKEVGSDAEFVVADVCNLPFDDCTFDSVVIRNSLWSFFNPEKALSEACRVLKPGKNLIIIDANWIGSLDSNLPKTNDDGVRIRSGETGFGGTGIIDPIFRRLPLSGEERPSWDLRELGRLDMNILENEVFEDALVEECIRNVSDRQFIVVAKKG, from the coding sequence ATGAACGAAATATCCAGGACCAGAAAAGCATGGGATGCCGCCGCCAAAGAATACAGAAAGATAGTGGAAAGCCAGCTCTCATCGTCGGATAAAGACGAATGGATGAGAATGGTATACGAGAACGCCCCCAAAAAAGAAAAGCTCAGAGTTCTGGACATAGGCACCGGACCGGGATTCTTCTCCATTGCCATGTCCTTGGATGGACACGATGTCACGGGAGTGGACCTCAGCGAAGGCATGCTGGAGGTCGCCAGAATGAATGCGGAGGAATTCGGCGCGAAATGCGACTTCCTCCAGATGAACGCCGACAGGCTGTATTTCGAATCCAACACATTCGATCTCATTCTGAGCCGCAACGTGACATGGACAATCCCCGACATGGAGGAATGCTACAGAGAATGGAGGAGAGCCCTCGCGCCTGATGGCCGCATAATCGTATTCGATTCCAATTTCAACTGGAATTTCTTCGACGCTGAGCATGACAGAATGTTCAGGGACCTCATCAGGGAGATGAAGATATCAGGCCGGGATTCGGGGACCGTGAATACAGGGTTCATGTTCCGCGGCGAATACATGGAGACCCGCCCTATGCTTGGGACGCAGCGCCCCCAATGGGATCGGAACGTGCTGATCAAACTTCGCTTCATGGACATCGTCGCTGAGGAGAACGTTCTCGTCGGAGGCCCTCTTGACCGGATGCCCAACCCCGAAGCGCCAGCCCCTTTGTTCCTGATCAGCGCCAGAAAGCCTTCCCCAGAAGAGGAGGAAAAATTCCTGGTGGAAGAATACTGGGGAGGCGTGGCGCCATTCGACAGCGGAACTTGCCACAGGATATGCGCAGATGGGAGGGGGATGGAATACCTCAAATTGTTGGGCAATAGAATCCCGGAGAAAGCTAAGCTTCTGGATCTTGCATGCGGAGCCGGTTTCTTGGCCATTGCCGCCTCGCTCTCGGGCCACGAATCCGTCGGCATAGATTCGTCCAGACATATGATCGAAGAGGCAAAGAGATGCGCCAAAGAGGTTGGTTCCGATGCGGAATTCGTTGTCGCCGATGTATGCAACCTTCCATTCGATGATTGCACCTTTGATTCTGTTGTGATCCGCAACAGCTTGTGGTCATTTTTCAATCCGGAAAAAGCGCTCTCGGAGGCATGCCGCGTACTCAAACCAGGCAAAAATCTGATCATCATAGACGCCAATTGGATCGGCTCGCTGGATTCCAATCTGCCGAAAACAAACGATGACGGAGTCAGAATAAGGAGCGGAGAGACAGGATTCGGCGGCACCGGCATCATAGACCCGATATTCCGCAGACTCCCTCTTTCGGGAGAAGAAAGGCCTTCCTGGGACTTGCGCGAGCTCGGCCGCCTTGACATGAATATCTTGGAGAATGAAGTATTTGAAGATGCTTTGGTCGAGGAATGCATACGCAACGTTTCGGATCGCCAATTCATTGTGGTTGCTAAAAAAGGATAA